A window of the Electrophorus electricus isolate fEleEle1 chromosome 11, fEleEle1.pri, whole genome shotgun sequence genome harbors these coding sequences:
- the si:dkey-33c12.4 gene encoding tetratricopeptide repeat protein 31, which translates to MRMSKRHVFEPDYFRMRENQRLIQKHDAMVDFISGRMTGCNLGLLDALSSLDNYPTEFVEYVDWSDDDDEYPRQNNRYCGFAPHFLNSGFPKPLPGLPCFKTTKRITPEEAAKNAKELIDEEEKLKKKSEKKKQKKMRQRERRQREKLEKENADKTGNKQVNPTPVKSKPAERECENEIKSNNSTVVSSDSNDEDEDDQENVADEREELDLNSCFVTNAAAIAKRKLKQKPTFERKDKKAENAKQQTGQQKSAVQPHNKKEVEEEGSEEAGNDFVTKSMELAVMGNAYADSGNFNMAVKYFTEAIKHNPKEHKFFGNRSFCYERMQQYEKALTDAVVAVQLNSTFIKGLFRKGKALVGLKRYNEACLTYKEILKLNSSCTEAAQELMLAQIMWLMDMGFSREQSSNALIIHGTVEKALEALSGMEGSIAAAPMHCEEHDEEEWVKLEKNPQSHKVPLRAVPQNQPRSSSVVTPSSSGLFPIWVGNLVPGITNSMITELFRRIGPVCHVKVLSEKHCAFVNYTNKEDSAKAIRDMHGYTFAGTCLVVRYPDRIHPHLGVSTTASTNTGKVSKLPEECQFWRTAGCIKNNRCSYRHVPEHKGIDQPKAK; encoded by the exons atgagaATGTCTAAAAGACATGTATTCGAACCGG ATTACTTCCGTATGCGTGAAAACCAACGACTCATCCAGAAACAC GATGCAATGGTTGACTTCATCAGTGGGCGAATGACAGGATGCAATCTAGGGCTATTGGATGCCCTGAGCA gtcTAGATAACTACCCAACTGAATTCGTAGAATATGTGGATTGgtctgatgatgatgacgaaTATCCAAGACAAAACAATAGATACTGTGGTTTTGCTCCACACTTCCTGAATAGTGGGTTTCCAAAACCGCTGCCTGGACTGCCTTGCTTTAAAACAACCAAACGCATAACACCAGAG GAGGCTGCCAAAAATGCTAAAGAACTGATAGATGAAGAggaaaaactgaagaaaaaatcagagaagaaaaaacagaagaagaTG AGGCAACGGGAGAGACGTCAGAGGGAGAAGTTAGAAAAGGAAAATGCAGATAAAACTGGAAACAAACAG gttAATCCTACTCCTGTGAAATCTAAACCTGcagaaagagagtgtgaaaaTGAGATTAAGTCAAATAACAGTACAGTTGTGAGCAGCGACAgcaatgatgaagatgaagatgatcAAGAGAATGTAGCTGATGAACGAGAG gagcTGGATCTAAacagttgctttgtgacaaatgCAGCTGCCATTGCCAAACGCAAACTCAAGCAGAAACCCACATTTGAGAGGAAGGACAAAAAAGCTGAGAACGCCAAACAACAAACAGGACAACAGAAAAGTGCAGTGCAGCCTCATAATAAG aaggaggtggaggaggaggggtctGAGGAGGCAGGAAATGATTTTGTAACAAAGAGCATGGAGCTGGCAG TGATGGGTAATGCATATGCTGACAGTGGAAATTTTAATATGGCTGTGAAGTATTTTACTGAGGCTATAAAACACAATCCTAAAGAGCATAA GTTTTTTGGGAATCGCTCCTTCTGTTATGAGAGGATGCAACAGTATGAGAAGGCTTTAACAgatgctgttgttgctgttcagTTGAACTCTACATTTATTAAAGGACTCTTTAGGAAAGGCAAAGCATTGGTTGGACTTAAG AGGTATAATGAGGCTTGTCTGACCTATAAGGAAATTTTAAAGTTGAACAGCTCTTGTACAGAGGCAGCTCAGGAACTGATGTTGGCACAAATAATGTGGTTAATG GACATGGGCTTCTCTCGAGAGCAGAGTTCAAATGCTTTGATCATACATGGAACTGTAGAAAAAGCTTTAGAAGCACTCTCAGGGATGGAGG GTAGTATAGCAGCTGCCCCTATGCACTGTGAAGAGCATGATGAAGAGGAATGGGTAAAGCTAGAGAAAAATCCTCAATCTCATAAAGTCCCACTCAGAGCAGTCCCTCAGAACCAGCCTAGATCCAGCTCTGTGGTCACGCCATCATCTTC AGGGTTGTTTCCCATCTGGGTTGGGAATCTAGTACCTGGCATAACAAATTCAATGATCACTGAGCTCTTTAGAAG AATTGGACCAGTCTGCCATGTAAAAGTACTGTCAGAAAAACACTGTGCTTTTGTCAACTACACAAACAAAGAAGACTCTGCTAAAGCAATCCGAGAcatgcat GGTTACACTTTTGCAGGGACTTGTCTTGTGGTGCGTTACCCTGACAGAATCCACCCACATCTTGGAGTATCTACAACTGCATCAACTAATACAGGGAAGGTTAG TAAACTGCCTGAGGAGTGCCAATTCTGGAGGACAGCAGGCTGTATTAAGAATAATCGTTGCTCCTACAGACATGTACCAGAACACAAGGGCATTGACCAACCAAAGGCTAAATGA